The stretch of DNA CTGGACGTCCTGCGGTCGGGAATCGGACTCGTCCCGCAGCGGCCGTACCTGTTCTCGGGGACCGTCGCCACCAACCTCCGGTACGGCAAACCCGACGCCACCGACGACGAACTGTGGCGGGCGCTGGAGATCGCGCAGGCCGCGGACTTCGTGCGCGCCATGCCCGAGGGCCTCGACACCCCGGTCGCGCAGGGCGGCACGACCGTCTCCGGCGGTCAGCGGCAGCGGCTCGCCATCGCGCGGGCGCTGGTGCGTCGCCCGTCGATCTACCTGTTCGACGACTCCTTCTCCGCCCTCGACCTCACCACCGACGCCCGGCTGCGCGCCGCGCTCAAGCCCGAGACCTCGGACGCGTGCGTCATCGTCGTCGCCCAACGTGTCTCGACAATCGTGGAGGCCGAGCAGATCGTGGTTCTCGAGGACGGCGCGGTGGTCGGAATCGGCACGCACGAAGAACTACTCGAGACTTGTCCGTGTTACGTCGAGATCGTCGAATCCCAACGATCGGTCCAGGAAGCACTATGAGCGATCGCGCAACCACCACCGCCGAACGGCCCGCAGGCCCCCGCATTCCGGGACCGGTCGCACCGGGCGCCCCGGGGTCCAAGCCGCACGACCTGTGGCCGTCCACCAGGCGGCTGCTGCGGCGGCTGCGTCCCCACCGGATCATCGTCGGCATCGTCTTCCTCGTCGCCGCCGTGTCGGTGGTCCTCACCTCGATTGCGCCGCGCATGCTCGGCCAGGGCACGAACCTGATCTTCGACGGCATCATCGGCAAGCAGTTGCCCGCCGGGATGTCGAAGGATCAGGCCGTCGCCGCACTGCGGGCCGACGGCCAGAACACGTTCGCCGACATGGTGTCCGGGATGGCCGTCGTGCCCGGCGTCGGTATCGACTTCAGCGCCCTCGGCCGGGTGCTGGCGATCGTGCTGGCCCTGTACCTGGGGTCGTCGGTGTTCATGTGGCTGTCGGGATTCCTGCTGAACATCGTCGTGCAGGGCGTCGTGAAGAACCTGCGCGCCGAGGTGGAACGGAAGATCCACCGGCTTCCCCTGCGCTACTTCGACTCCCACTCCCGCGGCGACCTGCTCAGCCGCGTCACCAACGACATCGACAACGTCTCGCAGTCGTTGCAGCAGACGATGAGCCAGCTGATCGTGTCGGCGATGACGGTCATCGGCATCCTCGTGATGATGATCGTCATCTCGCCGCTGCTCGCGCTGATCGCGGTGCTGACGGTGCCGCTGTCGATCCTGGTGACGGCGCAGATCGCGAAACGGTCCAAGACGCACTTCGTGTCGCAGTGGAAGTCGACCGGCGAGCTCAACTCGCACGTGGAAGAGGCGTACACGGGCCACGAACTGGTCACCGTGTTCGGCCGCGGCCGCGAGGTGGAGGCACGGTTCGAGGAGCAGAACGAGGCGCTCTACCAGGCCAGCTACCGGGCCCAGTTCATCTCGGGCCTGATCATGCCCGCGATCATGTTCCTCGGAAACCTCAACTTCGTGGCCATCGCCGTCCTCGGCGGCATGCGGGTGGCGTCCGGCACCATGAGCCTCGGCGACGTGCAGGCGTTCATCCAGTACTCGCGGCAGTTCACCCAGCCCCTCACCCAGATCGGGGCCATGGTCAACCTCATGCAGTCGGGTGTGGCGTCCGCCGAGCGGGTGTTCGCCGTCCTCGACGAGGACGAGGAGGAGCCCGACCTCACCGAGGCCCCGACCCCGACGCATCCGCTGGGCCGGGTGGAGTTCGCGGACGTGTCGTTCAGCTACTCGCCGGAGAAGCCGCTGATCGAGAACCTGTCGCTGGTCGCGGAACCCGGCCAGATGGTCGCCATCGTCGGACCCACCGGCGCCGGTAAGACCACCCTCGTCAACCTGATCCTGCGGTTCTACGAACTCGACGGCGGCCGGATCCTCCTCGACGGCGTCGACATCGCCGAGATGTCGCGCGACGACCTGCGGTCCCGCATCGGCATGGTGCTGCAGGACGCGTGGCTGTTCGGTGGCACCATCCGCGACAACATCGCGTACGGACGCCCCGACGCCACCGAGGACGAGATCCAGGCGGCCGCGCGGATCAGCTACGTCGACCGGTTCGTCCACTCGCTGCCCCACGGCTACGACACCGTCATCGACGAAGAGGGCAGCAACATCAGCGCCGGCGAGAAGCAGCTGATCACCATCGCCCGCGCGTTCATCTCGCAGCCGTCGATCCTCATCCTCGACGAGGCAACCAGTTCCGTCGACACCCGCACCGAACTGCTCGTGCAGCACGCGACCGCGGTCCTGCGCAGCGATCGTACGAGTTTCGTGATCGCACACCGGTTGTCGACCATCCGTGACGCCGACCTCATCGTCGTCATGGAAGACGGTCGCATCGTCGAGCAGGGCAGCCACGAGGACCTGCTCCTCACCCGCGGCGCGTACTACCGCCTGTACAACAGCCAGTTCGTCAGTGCGTAACCGCCCGTGAGTACTTATCAACCGCGGGACGTTAATAAGTACTCACAGGCACGCGGTGCTGCCCCCGGCCTCGAAGGTGGCGGTGTCGCAGTAGGCGGAGCGCGGATAGTACGGACCCATCGTGGTGGCGGGGTCGGTGTGATTGTTCTGCGACGCCTGCACCGACTGCGGGTAGAAGGCGTCGGACGGCAGCATGTACCGCAGGAACAGCACCTTCTTCGCGACGTCGGTGGATCCCCAGGGGATGACGGTGACGGTGGGGTCGGATGCGGCGCGGGCCGGGACGTCCTGCGGTGCGGCGACGACGTACGTGTAGTTGCCTTCGCTGTCGGTACGGGTCTGGAAGTCGGCGGCGCACGCGACGACCGGGTACGGCGACACCTGGTCGTTCTGGCACATCGACCAGTACCGCACCTGGCGGCCGGGTTCCGTGACGGGTTGTCCCGCACGGGTATCGGGGAACGTCGGCGCCCGGCCCTGCACGACGACGATGCGCCCGGGCTGATAGGTAAGCCCCGCCCCGACGTACTTGTTGTCGCCGTTGGGGAACAGACCGGACGTGCTCGCGGGGTTCACGAAGGTCGCCTCGGGCACGTTCCCGGGGAAGGCCCCGGATGCGGCGCCCGCGATGACCTGATCGAATCCGGCTTCCGCGACCTGTCCGAGGGGCCCGTTGTCGTAGGCGGACGGGTCGAATTCGGATCCGCACGTCGGCACCGGCGACGTGCGGCCCCCGGACGTCAGCGTCACGTCGGGCAGTGGGACGCCGCCGGTCGGCGAGGCCGGGTCGTCGGGCACGTACACCCGGATGATGAGGAAACCGACGGGCACGGACTGCGCGCCTGCACCGGTGGGCAGAGCCTGAATCTGGTTGCGCGCGTGGTCGGCCGGACCGGTCATGACCGTCGCGTGCCAACGCTTCTGCGTGGGAGGCAGGGCGCCGGCGGCCGCGTCGGCGAACGGGTTTCCGCTGCCGGGGTCGGGGCCGATCTGGTTGTCGCGCAACGTGTCGACGGTGTCGAAGTTCGTCCCGTACGTGTTGAGCGAGAAGTAGCGGGCGGCCGGGTAGGTGCCGCTCAGTTCGATGGTGTCGCCGGATGCCAACGCGTAGGGCAGAACCCAGTACGTCGCGTTGGCGTCGGGGAAAGCGACGTTCAGCACGGTCGAGTTGGACATGAACTGCCACGCGCACTGCGCCGTCGGGGCCGGCTGCGCGGACGCGACCGACATCACGCCCGAACACAGCAGCAGAACCAGCACGGCAGCAACGACTTTCCCTGCCATGGCGGTCAGAACACCTCCCCGAACGCGGTCAGCTTCTCGATGCCTTCGCGGTCGATCTCGCCGGGGGTGTACCGGTTGATGAGCTGGATGTAGGCGAGGTAGCGCGCCATCGCGTCGGCGCTCTGCTGCGCGAACGCCGGGGGTAGCGGCGCGGCGAGCTGAGTCGGCAGGTACTGGGTCATCAGCTGGGCGGCCATGGCCGGACCGCGCGGGTCGTGGTCGAAGGTGTTGTCGAGTTCGGCGCGGCCCCGTTCGGTGGCGTAGTCGTAGAACTCGTACTGGAACGACGCGGGGTCGACGAAGGACGTGGGCCCCAGCCACTTCGAGTACACCGCGACCTTCGCCTCGGGGGTGCGCAGCACGTAGATATGGGTGGGGGAGTTGTTCCAGTTGACCCCTTGCGGCGCATGCTCGTTGGTGGCGAGGACGACGTGGTCACGACCCGCCGCTGCGTTGCTCCGGAGCAGTGGCAGGAGGTCGGCGCGTTCGGCGTAGGTGGCGAACAGGTCCCCGGACATCCAGTTCCGGTCGCCGTGGCCGAGCGTCGCGAGCAGCGGAACCACGTCGACGCTCGACGTCAGCTGCCCGCGCGGGGTGTCGGTGTCTCCGGTGAACCGCCCGGTGGGGTCGGCGACGATCAGCGGGATGTGGAACGCCTCGTCATAGGCGGTGGACAGTTTCCCGGCCACGAAACCGTGTGCACCGGCGTATTCGCCGTGATCGGACGTCATGACGAACACGGTGTTGGCGGCGACGTCTTCCGGGAGCGAGTCGATCACCGTGCCGATGTGGTGATCGACCATCGTCAGCACGTTCGTGTAACTGTCGAGCGCGCGTTCCCAGTACGTGTACGGCGCGAACGCGATGTGCCGGTCGGGATCGGTGCCCTGACCGTACGGCTGGAGGTAGTAGTTCGACAGATTCTGCACGTCGTCGGTGACGCCGCCCCACACCAGCGCCTGGAACTCCCGCGCGAACACCTGGGTGCTCGGTTTCGACTGCAGCGCCTTCTCGGGTTCCCAGTTCGGCGGCACGGACGGGAAACCCAGCCGCGGCGGGTCGCTCTCGCCGGTGGTCACCGACCAGGTCCGGGCCGGGCTGAGTGGGGGAACGTTGTTCGCGTACAGCGACTGATAGCGTTCCGCTTCCGTTCCGGCCCAGAAGAACTGCTGGTCGTGGGGATTGACGAAGCTCGCCGTGAGGCAGAACGGGCCGTCGGAGGGTTTACGCGTCGACAACCACGCCGCGGCCTGGTCGGCGATGTGCCCGTCGAATTCGAAGCCCTCACCGTTCAGTCCAATGATGTCGGGCATGGTCAGACCGTCGAACCCGTACTCCTCGAGGTAGCCGGGAGCGAGCCCCGAATCCTCGTCGGGCGACGGCGACAGATGCCACTTCCCGACATACGGCGTCACGTATCCGGCCTGCCGCAACAGCTTGCCGTACGTCGGAAAGTCCCGGCCCATCGCGGGCGACGGGACGGGGGAGGCGCGATTACCGGTCCGCGTCTGCAGCATCCAGTTCTGCAGCGGGTACAAGCCGGTGACGAAACACGCGCGACCCGGACTGCACGCCACCCCGGCCGTGTAGTGCTGCGTGAACTTCACCCCCGGCGCCCACAACTTGTAGAGGTTGGGCATGAACCGTTGCAGGAACTGGTCCGGCGTGGTGATCCCGGCCGGAAAGACCTGGGGAAACCGCATCTCGTCGACGACGATGAACACGATGTTGGGTTGCACGTAATTGTTCGGCTGGCGACGCAGCGGCGTCTCCGACGCGTCCGCCCGACGGTCGAAGAGACCCGACATCACGGTCACCCCGCCCGCGACCGCGGCACCCGAGAGAAACGTTCGCCTGTCGATCCGATGGCCGGTCTTCTCGTCGCTCATGGCGGTTCCTCCGGTCGAGGGGATGGGATCGTCTCACTCTCTGTACCCACTTTCGAACGAAGTAGTGATGTGTCGGCGGAAACGTCGCGCGTGATTGGATACACCCGTGAATGCCGTAGTCCCGACCCCGCCCGATCCGTTCTTCACCGTCGGCACCCGACTCGACGGGAAGCTGGGCCGCACCGGGACCATTCACACCCCGCACGGCGACATCGCGACGCCGTCGTTCGTGGCCGTCGGCACCAAGGCCACCGTCAAGGCGGTGCTGCCGGAGAGCATGAAGGAACTGGGTGCGCAGTCGCTGCTCGCCAACGCGTACCACCTGTACCTGCAGCCGGGCCCGGACATCGTGGACGAGGCCGGCGGGCTCGGCAAGTTCATGAACTGGGACGGCCCGACGTTCACCGACAGCGGCGGATTCCAGGTCATGTCGCTGGGTGTCGGGTTCAAGAAGGTCCTCGCGATGGAAGCGGTCGGCGTGCGCTCCGACGACGTCATCGCGAAGGGCAAGGAACGCCTCGCGACCGTCGACGACGACGGCGTCACGTTCAAATCGCACCTGGACGGGTCGCGGCACCGGTTCACCCCCGAGGTGTCGATGCAGATCCAGCATCAGCTGGGCGCCGACATCATGTTCGCGTTCGACGAACTCACCACCCTGCTGAACACCCGCGGCTACCAGGAGCAGTCGGTGGAGCGGACGCAGGCGTGGGCGGTGCGCTGCATCGCAGAGCACGAGAAGCTCACCGCCGAGCGGTCCCACCGCCCGTACCAGGCGCTGTTCGGGGTCGTGCAGGGCGCGCA from Rhodococcus opacus B4 encodes:
- a CDS encoding ABC transporter ATP-binding protein, translating into MSDRATTTAERPAGPRIPGPVAPGAPGSKPHDLWPSTRRLLRRLRPHRIIVGIVFLVAAVSVVLTSIAPRMLGQGTNLIFDGIIGKQLPAGMSKDQAVAALRADGQNTFADMVSGMAVVPGVGIDFSALGRVLAIVLALYLGSSVFMWLSGFLLNIVVQGVVKNLRAEVERKIHRLPLRYFDSHSRGDLLSRVTNDIDNVSQSLQQTMSQLIVSAMTVIGILVMMIVISPLLALIAVLTVPLSILVTAQIAKRSKTHFVSQWKSTGELNSHVEEAYTGHELVTVFGRGREVEARFEEQNEALYQASYRAQFISGLIMPAIMFLGNLNFVAIAVLGGMRVASGTMSLGDVQAFIQYSRQFTQPLTQIGAMVNLMQSGVASAERVFAVLDEDEEEPDLTEAPTPTHPLGRVEFADVSFSYSPEKPLIENLSLVAEPGQMVAIVGPTGAGKTTLVNLILRFYELDGGRILLDGVDIAEMSRDDLRSRIGMVLQDAWLFGGTIRDNIAYGRPDATEDEIQAAARISYVDRFVHSLPHGYDTVIDEEGSNISAGEKQLITIARAFISQPSILILDEATSSVDTRTELLVQHATAVLRSDRTSFVIAHRLSTIRDADLIVVMEDGRIVEQGSHEDLLLTRGAYYRLYNSQFVSA
- a CDS encoding sulfatase-like hydrolase/transferase, with amino-acid sequence MSDEKTGHRIDRRTFLSGAAVAGGVTVMSGLFDRRADASETPLRRQPNNYVQPNIVFIVVDEMRFPQVFPAGITTPDQFLQRFMPNLYKLWAPGVKFTQHYTAGVACSPGRACFVTGLYPLQNWMLQTRTGNRASPVPSPAMGRDFPTYGKLLRQAGYVTPYVGKWHLSPSPDEDSGLAPGYLEEYGFDGLTMPDIIGLNGEGFEFDGHIADQAAAWLSTRKPSDGPFCLTASFVNPHDQQFFWAGTEAERYQSLYANNVPPLSPARTWSVTTGESDPPRLGFPSVPPNWEPEKALQSKPSTQVFAREFQALVWGGVTDDVQNLSNYYLQPYGQGTDPDRHIAFAPYTYWERALDSYTNVLTMVDHHIGTVIDSLPEDVAANTVFVMTSDHGEYAGAHGFVAGKLSTAYDEAFHIPLIVADPTGRFTGDTDTPRGQLTSSVDVVPLLATLGHGDRNWMSGDLFATYAERADLLPLLRSNAAAGRDHVVLATNEHAPQGVNWNNSPTHIYVLRTPEAKVAVYSKWLGPTSFVDPASFQYEFYDYATERGRAELDNTFDHDPRGPAMAAQLMTQYLPTQLAAPLPPAFAQQSADAMARYLAYIQLINRYTPGEIDREGIEKLTAFGEVF
- the tgt gene encoding tRNA guanosine(34) transglycosylase Tgt, which translates into the protein MNAVVPTPPDPFFTVGTRLDGKLGRTGTIHTPHGDIATPSFVAVGTKATVKAVLPESMKELGAQSLLANAYHLYLQPGPDIVDEAGGLGKFMNWDGPTFTDSGGFQVMSLGVGFKKVLAMEAVGVRSDDVIAKGKERLATVDDDGVTFKSHLDGSRHRFTPEVSMQIQHQLGADIMFAFDELTTLLNTRGYQEQSVERTQAWAVRCIAEHEKLTAERSHRPYQALFGVVQGAQYEDLRRQACRGLESITGESGRGFDGYGIGGALEKQNLGTIVRWCNEELPEHKPRHMLGISEPDDFFVAIENGADTFDCVNPSRVARNAAIYHPDGRFNINTSKNRRDFTPIDENCDCYTCANYTRAYIHHLFKAKEMLASTLCTIHNERFTVRLVDQIRASIEGGYFDDFKAETLGRFYRT